Proteins from one Triticum aestivum cultivar Chinese Spring chromosome 7A, IWGSC CS RefSeq v2.1, whole genome shotgun sequence genomic window:
- the LOC123147917 gene encoding protein DJ-1 homolog A, with protein MATRPPVFSTLTTSFSPSPPPLLRRLQTLTRALASSAPQPMASSPPLKKVLVPIANGTEPMEAVITIDVLRRAGADVAVASVEPGAAQVAASWGVKLAADALLADLAEADFDLISLPGGMPGASTFRDCKILENMVKKHAEKGKLYTAICAAPAVALGAWGLLNGLKATCHPSVMDKLPSEMQAVQSRVQIDGNCVTSRGPGTTMEYSVVLVEQLYGKEKADEVAGPMVMRPQHGAEFSMKELNSTSWNVGENPQILVPIANGTEEMEAIMIIDILRRAKANVVVASLESTLEIVASRNVKMVADVQLDDALKQQYDLILLPGGLGGAQAYAKSDKLIGLIKKQAEANKLYGAICASPAIALEPHGLLKGKKATSYPAMWSKLVDQSECKNRVVVDGNLITSQGPGTSMEFSLAIVEKLFGRERAFELAKAMVFV; from the exons ATGGCCACGCGGCCACCCGTCTTCTCCACTCTCACAACGTCCttctccccctccccacctcctctCCTACGCCGCCTCCAAACCCTAACCCGCGCGCTTGCGTCCTCCGCCCCGCAGCCCATGGCGTCGTCTCCTCCCCTCAAGAAG GTGCTGGTGCCCATCGCGAACGGGACGGAGCCGATGGAGGCCGTAATCACCATCGACGTTCTGCGCCGCGCGGGGGCGGACGTCGCCGTCGCCTCCGTCGAGCCTGGGGCCGCGCAGGTCGCCGCATCCTGGGGCGTCAAGCTTGCCGCCGACGCGCTCCTTGCCGACCTGGCCGAAGCTGATTTTGACCTTATCTCGCTTCCC GGAGGGATGCCTGGGGCTTCCACCTTTAGAGACTGCAAAATTTTGGAGAATATGGTTAAAAAACATGCAGAGAAGGGCAAGCTTTATACTGCAATATGTGCTGCACCAGCTGTGGCGTTGGGAGCTTGGGGTTTGCTCAATGGATTAAAG GCAACTTGTCATCCTTCAGTCATGGACAAACTTCCTTCAGAGATGCAAGCTGTACAATCAAGGGTACAGATTGATGGGAATTGTGTGACTAGCCGTGGGCCAGGAACAACCATGGAGTATTCTGTTGTTTTGGTTGAACAACTGTATGGCAAAGAAAAGGCCGATGAAGTTGCTGGGCCAATG GTAATGCGTCCCCAGCATGGCGCAGAGTTTTCAATGAAGGAGCTGAATTCGACCAGTTGGAATGTTGGTGAAAATCCTCAA ATTCTCGTACCAATTGCTAATGGCACAGAGGAGATGGAGGCAATTATGATAATTGACATTCTTCGAAGGGCGAAAGCAAATGTTGTCGTTGCATCTTTGGAAAGCACTTTGGAGATTGTTGCATCCAGGAACGTGAAGATGGTTGCTGATGTGCAGTTGGATGATGCCCTTAAGCAGCAGTACGATCTCATTTTGTTACCT GGTGGTCTTGGTGGTGCCCAAGCATATGCCAAATCAGATAAACTGATCGGTTTGATCAAGAAGCAAGCCGAGGCAAACAAACTGTATGGAGCAATATGTGCCTCCCCAGCAATTGCCCTTGAGCCACATGGCCTGCTGAAG GGGAAGAAGGCTACATCCTATCCTGCTATGTGGAGCAAACTCGTGGACCAAAGCGAATGCAAGAACAGGGTCGTCGTGGACGGCAACCTGATCACTAGCCAAGGTCCAGGCACTTCCATGGAATTCTCGCTTGCCATCGTGGAGAAGCTTTTTGGTAGGGAAAGGGCCTTCGAGCTGGCCAAAGCAATGGTTTTTGTGTGA